From Zalophus californianus isolate mZalCal1 chromosome 16, mZalCal1.pri.v2, whole genome shotgun sequence, one genomic window encodes:
- the LOC113939709 gene encoding C-C motif chemokine 15-like isoform X1, which yields MKFFVAALPFLILATALGSRVHVLHEPMVAKLQHEPLIQMEAGFHRPTDCCLDYKRKIRCANMKDFFETSSGCSRPGVIFLTKKERLVCADPHDLEVQNCMRSLRKNLTMQM from the exons ATGAAGTTCTTCGTGGctgccctccccttcctcatTCTTGCTACCGCCCTTGGATCCCGGGTCCACGTCCTTCATG AACCCATGGTGGCGAAACTTCAGCATGAACCCTTAATACAGATGGAAG CAGGCTTTCACCGTCCCACTGACTGCTGCCTTGACTACAAACGAAAAATTCGATGTGCAAAcatgaaagatttttttgaaaCAAGCAGTGGGTGCTCCCGGCCAGGTGTCAT CTTCCTCACCAAGAAGGAGAGGCTTGTCTGTGCTGACCCCCATGATTTGGAAGTTCAGAATTGCATGAGGTCCCTGAGGAAGAACCTAACAATGCAGATGTGA
- the LOC113939709 gene encoding C-C motif chemokine 15-like isoform X2: MKFFVAALPFLILATALGSRVHVLHEPMVAKLQHEPLIQMEGFHRPTDCCLDYKRKIRCANMKDFFETSSGCSRPGVIFLTKKERLVCADPHDLEVQNCMRSLRKNLTMQM, translated from the exons ATGAAGTTCTTCGTGGctgccctccccttcctcatTCTTGCTACCGCCCTTGGATCCCGGGTCCACGTCCTTCATG AACCCATGGTGGCGAAACTTCAGCATGAACCCTTAATACAGATGGAAG GCTTTCACCGTCCCACTGACTGCTGCCTTGACTACAAACGAAAAATTCGATGTGCAAAcatgaaagatttttttgaaaCAAGCAGTGGGTGCTCCCGGCCAGGTGTCAT CTTCCTCACCAAGAAGGAGAGGCTTGTCTGTGCTGACCCCCATGATTTGGAAGTTCAGAATTGCATGAGGTCCCTGAGGAAGAACCTAACAATGCAGATGTGA
- the LOC113939710 gene encoding UPF0729 protein C18orf32 homolog has product MVCLPCIVIPILLWIYKKFLEPYMYPLISPFVSRMWPRKALRESHNKNKGKVDCKDADINGLPTKGPTEISDKKKD; this is encoded by the coding sequence ATGGTGTGCCTTCCTTGCATCGTCATTCCGATTCTGCTCTGGATCTACAAAAAATTCCTGGAGCCATACATGtatcctctgatttccccctttgTTAGTCGTATGTGGCCTAGAAAAGCTCTTCGAGAAtcccacaacaaaaacaaaggcaaggTAGACTGTAAGGACGCAGACATAAATGGATTACCAACAAAAGGACCAACGGAAATCTCTGataaaaagaaagactaa